A part of Aegilops tauschii subsp. strangulata cultivar AL8/78 chromosome 2, Aet v6.0, whole genome shotgun sequence genomic DNA contains:
- the LOC109732903 gene encoding large ribosomal subunit protein eL34 encodes MVQRLTYRKRHSYATKSNQTRVVKTPGGRLVYQYTKKRASGPKCPVTGKKIQGIPHLRPTEYKRSRLSRNRRTVNRPYGGVLSGQAVRERIIRAFLVEEQKIVKKVLKIQKTKEKQPSK; translated from the exons ATGGTGCAGCGCCTGACGTACCGGAAGCGGCACAGCTACGCCACCAAGTCCAACCAGACCAGGGTTGTCAAAACCCCAG GAGGGAGGCTTGTGTACCAGTACACCAAGAAGAGGGCGAGCGGGCCGAAATGTCCGGTCACCGGCAAGAAGATCCAGGGG ATACCTCATCTAAGGCCTACTGAGTACAAAAGATCCAGATTATCCAGGAACAGGAGAACAGTGAACCGTCCTTATGGTGGTGTTCTATCTGGTCAGGCTGTTAGGGAGAG GATCATCCGTGCTTTCCTTGTTGAAGAGCAAAAGATTGTGAAGAAGGTTTTGAAGATCCAGAAGACCAAGGAGAAGCAGCCATCAAAGTGA